Genomic segment of Pirellulales bacterium:
TGACGACGACCACATCGGCCGCGGTGGCAATTTCTTGACGCAAAAGGTCCGTCATGCGGAAGACAGCTTTCTAAAGACAAGACGCATCCAACTAGCGTGGAAGCGGATCGAGGCCGGCGATACACCGTAAACGAATCACCTTCAAACTGTACCAATACCGGCCCGCGGGGTCACTGCCCGAAGGGCACGGCACCGATTACAATCGTGGGACAACTTACCCTCTCCGCCCGTTCACTGTTTAGATGATCCAGGGCGGCCTCCCTTTCGTTCCCACCGAGAGCCATTGCGATGAAGACCTGTTTTGCAATAGGGGCGTCCGCCGTTTTGATAGTACTTGGCTTTGCTGCGCTCGCCTCGGCCGCCGCTGACGATATTAAAATCGAGCGCGTCGTGGGACCCGAAGTGCCAGGCCGGTACAAGCATCCCGCGTCGATCGAGGAGTTGAACAACGGCGACCTGTACATCGCCTATTACGGCGGCGATGGCGAATACGCCGAGCAGACGGCCGACTACGGCATGCGCTTGAAGAAAGGGGAGACGAGATGGTCCACCCCCAAGGTTATTGCTGACACGCCGTTTCAATCTGATGGAAATGCCGTCATCTGGCAGGCGCCCGATGGGCTGGTGTGGCTGTTCTACGTATGCCGATTCGGCGATACCTGGAGCACTTCGCGTATCAAGGCCAAGATCTCGCACGACGGGGCCGAGACCTGGAGCGACTCGTTCATGATCGCGCTGGAAGAAGGGATGATGGTCCGCAATCGGCCGATAGTTTTGGCCGACGGCGATTACCTGCTGCCGGTCTACCGCGAAACAGGCTTCGACCAGGAGAAGGTCGGCGACGACAGCACTTCGCTCTTTTTGCGCTTCAATCCGAAAACCAAGAAATGGACCGAGAGCAGCAGGATCAGCTCGCGAATGGGCAATATTCAGCCCGCGGCCGTGCAGATCAACGATAAAGACTTGATCGCCTATTGCCGGCGCGGCGGCAGCTACGAGCCCACGACCGATGGCTTTGTGGTCCGCAGCGAATCGCACGATGGCGGACTTACCTGGAGCGAGGGACGCGACTCGGCATTTCCGAATCCCAACGCCGCGGTCGATTTTCTTAAGCTCAAGAATGGCCACTTGCTGTTGGTCTATAACGACAACATGAACGACCGCACGCCACTGACCGTGGCTATTTCGACCGACCAGGACAAGACGTATCCTTTTCGCCGCAACGTGGCCACCGGCAAAAACTCGTATGCCTATCCCTACGTGATCCAATCGGCCGACGGCAAGATTCACCTGATCTACACTTCGGAAGCGCGCAGCGTGATCAACCACGCGGTGTTCGAAGAATCCGCCATCACCAAAAAATAGACGGCCGCACGACGGGCGATCTCTGAAAAACAAGACCCAAAGAGTTCTAACCACGAATGACACGAATATGTTTTCGTGTCCCGCAATTCAATCGTGCAATTCGTGTGATTCGTGGTTGTCGTCTTTTGTGTCTGCGAATTATTCGCCGAACTCGAGCGTTCCGAACTTGCGGAACTCGTGAAAGCTGGGGCCCACGCGGGCCCAATCCCAGCTGCTGGTGCGACCTTCGTCGTAGTCCATGCGGTAGAAATTGGCGCGCCACCGCATGCCCGGCTTGGGCGGGACGCCAGCTAATGGTTCGAGCAATTCGAACGGCATGAAGATCTCGGCCTGCCAGCCTGCGATCTTGGCGCCCGATTGTTTGGGGCCGCCAGTGATCGTTGTGGCTTTTCGAATCTTTCGCTTCCCCTCGTAGTGCCAGGGGCGCCAGCCAAGAAACTTGCCGTCGATATTCGGGACTAGGATCGGCAGTTCAAAGCCCAGCGGTGAGATCTCGTACTCGAAGTAGATCGTCTGCCGTTCGTCAGGCCAAAGGAAAAACTCGAAGACGTCCTCATTCCAGAGATCGAGAAAATCCTCGGTCATCGTGGCGGTGAGTTTCTTGTCCGCGCCATCCATCAGCACGTACAGACCCGTCTCTGAGTACAGCACCTTGATGCGCGTTTGGTAGTCGGCCCCCGCAGTCCCACGCCGTGACAAGGGCTCCCAAGCAGCTTTGTTCCATTCCGGAGCGCTGCCGTCGCCTCGAATCGTGAAATCCGTTGTTCGCGGCACGCGTAACGTTGGCGTGTCGCCTGCCGCGGGCCTGGCGACTTCTGTCTTTGCGGGCTGCTGTTGGGCCAATAGCACGCGTTCGGCATTCTTGGCGTAAATCTTGGCCAGCACGTCGTCGGGTAGAGACATCCCGTATATTCTCCAAAATCCTTGCAGGTGATGACTCGCCGCGCAATCAAAATACTCGTCTTCGGTTTCCAGGAAACGGTAGTAAATCCGAAACGCGTCACGACGCGGCGTCGTATCGGTGCCGAACATGATACGATCCTGGTACTTAATGAAGAATTTGCGGGCAGAATAGGGTGCCCGTCCCAGCTCAGAGATGCGCGCGTCGATATCGACATACAAGTTCGGATGCTCGTCGAGCGATTTACCGACAGCCGCCAGATCCTCGGCGTTGTTGCCGAAGTGTGCGCCAATGAACGTGGTCTGTGGATGCCGCCCCACGACCCGCAGATATTGGCCGAGCAATTCTTCGCGCGTGGGGAATCCATTGCCATAGAACAGCCATTGCGGATGTTCGTTCAACTCGTGCCAACGCTCGTTGTGACGATCCAGCGGTGTGAAGAAGGCTGCCGGATCGGCCGTATGAATCATCACGGGCTTACCGTGCTTGCCGCAAAGGGCCCACAGCGCGTCGAGCTTGGGATCGTCTACCGGCATCAGGCGTCCGTCCTTGTAGCGGATGCCGAGCCCGAGCGATTTGTGGATCTTCAGTCCCTTGGCGCCCTGGCGAAAGCTTTCTTCTAGCCGGGCTGTTTCGCGCGCGCTCCAGGCGTCGTCGTCGATGCCGTCGAAGTTGATCTGCGCGAACGTCAGGAATCGATCCGGATGGGCCTGGTCGAGGGCGGCCAATGTCTCGGCAAGCCGATCGCCCCAGCCGCCATCGAGGTTCACGACCGTTCGCACGCCGGCTTCGTTCATCTCGGTCAGGTAAGCGGCCACACGCTCGGGCGTAAGTTGTGCTTTGCCAGCACCAAGATGATTATGCACGTCGATCGCGGGGAATTTCGGCTTGGCAAGCTCGGTTGCCGGCGTGACCAACATGCTGCGAGGTTGCCAATCTCGCAGCTTGAGTTCGCGAATGTCTTCTGCCTCGTCGCCGCGTGCAGCCGTAGCCGAGAGCAAAATGACCATCGCCAAAATAGCGCTTCCGGCGCAATGTAAAGCTTCTGTGGCGACGGCAGCAGGGCAGGGTAGGGGGGCTTGTCCAAAGATGCGCCGTTCGTGCCAGGGCATGATGCTCTCCCGCTCGCAGGTCTCTCGGGTCGTGCGGTAACAGGCCCCACGTTAGGCCCGCCGGGGCGGCATGTCGAGTTTGT
This window contains:
- a CDS encoding sialidase family protein; this encodes MKTCFAIGASAVLIVLGFAALASAAADDIKIERVVGPEVPGRYKHPASIEELNNGDLYIAYYGGDGEYAEQTADYGMRLKKGETRWSTPKVIADTPFQSDGNAVIWQAPDGLVWLFYVCRFGDTWSTSRIKAKISHDGAETWSDSFMIALEEGMMVRNRPIVLADGDYLLPVYRETGFDQEKVGDDSTSLFLRFNPKTKKWTESSRISSRMGNIQPAAVQINDKDLIAYCRRGGSYEPTTDGFVVRSESHDGGLTWSEGRDSAFPNPNAAVDFLKLKNGHLLLVYNDNMNDRTPLTVAISTDQDKTYPFRRNVATGKNSYAYPYVIQSADGKIHLIYTSEARSVINHAVFEESAITKK
- a CDS encoding amidohydrolase family protein codes for the protein MPWHERRIFGQAPLPCPAAVATEALHCAGSAILAMVILLSATAARGDEAEDIRELKLRDWQPRSMLVTPATELAKPKFPAIDVHNHLGAGKAQLTPERVAAYLTEMNEAGVRTVVNLDGGWGDRLAETLAALDQAHPDRFLTFAQINFDGIDDDAWSARETARLEESFRQGAKGLKIHKSLGLGIRYKDGRLMPVDDPKLDALWALCGKHGKPVMIHTADPAAFFTPLDRHNERWHELNEHPQWLFYGNGFPTREELLGQYLRVVGRHPQTTFIGAHFGNNAEDLAAVGKSLDEHPNLYVDIDARISELGRAPYSARKFFIKYQDRIMFGTDTTPRRDAFRIYYRFLETEDEYFDCAASHHLQGFWRIYGMSLPDDVLAKIYAKNAERVLLAQQQPAKTEVARPAAGDTPTLRVPRTTDFTIRGDGSAPEWNKAAWEPLSRRGTAGADYQTRIKVLYSETGLYVLMDGADKKLTATMTEDFLDLWNEDVFEFFLWPDERQTIYFEYEISPLGFELPILVPNIDGKFLGWRPWHYEGKRKIRKATTITGGPKQSGAKIAGWQAEIFMPFELLEPLAGVPPKPGMRWRANFYRMDYDEGRTSSWDWARVGPSFHEFRKFGTLEFGE